A segment of the Lolium perenne isolate Kyuss_39 chromosome 3, Kyuss_2.0, whole genome shotgun sequence genome:
TATTGCCCGGATGGTTGGCAGGTGTTGATACTTGTCCTAATCACGAGATCCTGATTTCGAGTGCTAGCGCCCTCTTTCTCTCCGTACACACCCAAATATCTTCCATTGAAGTGCTTAGAGGGCTTCTTACCCCAAGTGACATTTCTTTTAGTTCGTCACGTCGCTATCGTCAGGTTTGCCAGGAGTTTAACACTATGTAGAACGATAACATGCTGATGGAGTCCACTGATGTCACGACCTCGTGTTTGAATTCAAACGAGATCGACCGGAGAAGGGAATATGGGCTGAGAAAGCAAGCAGGAGGTGGGTTTCAAAGGTAGAGGATGAGATACACGTAATATCGTTCTATTCCATTCTCTACAGCGTGCGGAACATCACGACCTTTTTACGAAGATATCTACACGActggaggatacggcgagggattTTTTTCCCAACATAGATGACCTTGCGGATCAACTTTCATTCGTCGTAGTTATGTTTATCGGTccttttgtgtatttttcaagAACTAGAGTTTTTCGTTGTAATTTGTGGATTGGAACAGCTGTATGTATCCTACCTATTTAGAGACCGGATGTATTGCTTTCAAGTAagtaatctatatctatacctaataataaaggaaggaaggtttctcccctAATTTTTCGTCCGTTTTTAACTTACCCCTACTCTTCGGTAGAAATTACAGACCATGCCACCGCCTAGGTTGACTCCTTATTTTTCTTCTCACCCCGAAAAATCCCCTCACAGTACAATCCCCAAGGTCGTGCGCCGCCGATGCCTACACCCACCTGGGTCCCCCAGACCAGTGCTCTTGCTCGCCACGCTCTGCGGCGTTCCCGTCGCGCTCGTCTGCGCCCCCGCCGCCTTCGGCGGCGCCGGGGCTCCGCGGCTCGTGTGGGATTCGGAAGAGGGTGTCCTCGAGAGGTACCCCGCCGCCGCCATCCCGCCGGAGACGCGCGCGCAGCACACGCGCCGGAGCTACCTCATGGCCGAGCTGGGCAAGGGAACGACGAAGCTCGCTAGGGCGCGGCCGGGTGCGCTGCCCGACTGGGACGCGGCGCTCAACGACATGACGGTGGACGAGGTGTGGAAGGTGCTCGAGACCATCGACGCCACGTTGAGGGACGCGGCCGACAAGATGGGTGCTCTCGGCTTGCCCGCCGACGGCCGGCTCGATCTCGAACAGCTCACGTCGCTGGCTATGACTACGCCTTGGAGCCGGGGCACCTCGCGCTGGACATGGGTTACGATGGCTTCCAGCCGCAGACGATGTCGTGCCACGGCGGGAGCAACGACCAAGGGAGCCTACCCGAGGAATTCCTGATGCAACCGGAGCGCGGCCTCGagtgcgtcggcggcggcggaagctacTACGCGGGCGCCGTCGACGAGACGCAGGCGCTGGGCGCACAAATTCCACCCGAGGTACGTCATTAGTACTGATGGATTTGCTGAATTCGTGTGGTTTGTTCTTCCGGCTAACATCTGTGCTGAACTGCTGATTGATTAGTTTTTCAGTATCTCCTTATTTGTAGTCAGATAATGAATCATTCATCGTTTGCAGATAATTGATGTGGAAGCAACACTGCAGATTGATTAGTCTACAAACCATGGCAAAGTTTTTCAGTATCTCCCTATTTATCTGTAGTCAGACAATGAATCGTTGAGCGTTTGTATCTTGCAGAGAACTGAGGCAGGAGCAGGACAAGAGATGGCAGCAATAACTGAAGTCAAGTCATCTGTTTCTATGGATGTCGAGGTAAATTTGCAATAGCTTCTATTAGTTTTTTCTGAAAACAACAAAACAAATTGACAAAAGATCTTGATTACTCTACATATCATGGCGAAAAAAATCAGTATAGCAGTCAGATGTGTTTGTTTCTTGCAGAAAAGTGAGGAAGTATCTGTTTCTACGGATGAGGAGGTAAAATTTGAATAGCTTATGTGAGTTTTTTCTAGCATGGTGTATGCTGCAGCAAGTATCAAAGTATGCTCTATCCTTCAGATGTACACGTAGTAGATTGGAAGCAGAATATGTGGTGCAATGCTATAATAGATGAATTATATGACTGTGCTAAAAAAATATTAATCACAAATAATAGCATCAATTTTTATGCATTGCTTTctgaataattatttgaataatcCGATTATAACATTTTTGTTATTTCAGGAAATTGATCTCAACATCGAATCAACCAATGTTGATGATTTTGATAATAGGCCTCTAAAATAGAACAAAAGTTCTAAAACATGTGTTTTAGATGATCTATCGTTTCGGAATATTCTAACTCTGTTAGTTTAGAATTGATGAATGAAGATCTATTTTCTCCATCACCAACTGGCCTTATCTCCAATTTCAGCGGAAGATGATAAACATATAACAAATAATTTAACATACGAGTATCTCCCACAAGGTAAAATATTGCATTGTTTATGTTTGTGTATTTATTCGACATATTTAGCGAGGAGCTTGTAATCTTTTTGTTGGGATTGATTATGTAGGTTGCGAATAAACAAATATGTGACCAATATATTggtttctcccggtgcaacgcatggGCAAATTTTGCTAGTAAAACACTCATTATCGAAAAATTCCATTTGATGCCTTTGACATTACAAGTTCAGGGTCTTATAGATTGACTCGACACTCACTCGACCCAAGCCCAACCCCTTACCTGGCCCACGGCCCACTAGCTAGTTTACAGGACTCACTGAAGCTGTTATCGACAACAGGTGAGGCTTCAGGCGTGACAGCTAGCTCTGTCCGTACGCACGCGGCTCGTTGTTCGCTCGGTTCCTCAGTCCTCCCTCTGTGGCGTTCGCCATCGCTGTACATAATCGTAGTCAGCAAAACTCTTGCAGAAAATACTACTACTAGCAGTTTGCCTTGGCATGTTTGAGTAGACGATGATGGGCTGATCAAGAAGCGATTTTAACATTACCAGACTTTTTGTAGGATGGCAGGGTGACGTATCGAGGGCAATGGCTCCTCCTGCTGCTCGACCATGCATCGTCAGTCTCCGACCCGCAATCCCGGGGCTGCACAAGATGAGATATCCATGCTTCACAACTACGGCAGAAATTTTGCTGCTGCGGAACTACAGAGGACGTCGTCGGCATTGTGGTAGGTACCTGGTAGTCCTTGTGGAAGCAAAGCCTGAGCTCCTGGACGGAGCCGTTCTTGCAGACGATATGCGGCAGCCTCCCGAAGGCGTGGTCGATGGCGGCCACGATGTGCCCTACctcgtatttcctgccattccgtgGGTAGATGTGCGCTTTCCTCAGGGCTTTCTGCAGAGAGCAGACTGCGTTAGGGTTTCTATGGATCAAGTCACAGCATTACAAAGCAGAGAAATAGGGAAAACAGATGAATTTTGTAGAAATGCAGGTAAAAACAGATGATTGCAAAATAGAGGAACATT
Coding sequences within it:
- the LOC127345034 gene encoding uncharacterized protein isoform X2, which gives rise to MGYDGFQPQTMSCHGGSNDQGSLPEEFLMQPERGLECVGGGGSYYAGAVDETQALGAQIPPERTEAGAGQEMAAITEVKSSVSMDVEKSEEVSVSTDEERKMINI
- the LOC127345034 gene encoding uncharacterized protein isoform X1; protein product: MGYDGFQPQTMSCHGGSNDQGSLPEEFLMQPERGLECVGGGGSYYAGAVDETQALGAQIPPERTEAGAGQEMAAITEVKSSVSMDVEKSEEVSVSTDEEEIDLNIESTNVDDFDNRPLK